In Shumkonia mesophila, the genomic stretch GCCATCAGGACGATGAATTCGACGTGGCGCATGGATGGATCGGGGCGAGGCCTGAAAGTGTCGGGGGGCGGCACCCTACATGTAGGCAGGCCGTTCTGGCCAGCCTAGAGCGCGATTTGTTCGTCGAATAACAGTTTCCAGGCCGAACGGCAGGCGACCGTGCCGGCGGCCTCGGACTTCAGCCCGGCCAGAAAGCGGCGCAGGGTCTTCACCTTGTCGCCGATCTCGTCCATGCGATCGCCCCCGAGGTCGAGGGCGGCCAGGAAGCGCCAGGGGTGGTCCTCGATGAGGGCCGCCCAGTCGGGCCGCACGCGGCCGTCGGACTCCCAGACCCGGGCGTGGTTCTCGCGGCTGCCAGGATAGACCGATTTCGGACCGCCGAAGGCGGTGTCGACATAGAGCCCGGGATGCGTCTCCAGCAGCTTGCGCAGGTATGCGGGGCCATAGACCGTGCTGCGGCCCTGATAGCGGACCTGCGCCAGATGGCACCAGATGACCTTGGCCCTGGGATAGGCCGCCAGCATTTTTTCGAGCGGCGCCAGCAGGCCGTCCTCGATCTCGTAATGGATCTGGAACGACAGGCCGGTCTCCGCCGAGAACGCGAACAGGCGATGGCCGTGCTCGCCATCGATGGGGATGGCGATGTCGCGGAACATTTCGCCCCGTTGCCATTCGGGTGGCGACGGGTAGTGGCGGAACTCGAACTCGCCCAGCAGCGGATAGCCGTCCTCGACGACGCGGCGCAGGTGGATGTCGAGGAATTCCTTGGGCTTTTCGGACCAGGCCGGCCAGATGCCGGCCGTCGAGGCGGGGATGAAGTGGCTGGGGAAGGCGGCGACCGCGTCGCGCGCTCCGTCATTCCACAGTTTGCCCGAGTCGAAGCCCCCCTTGCCGATCTGCGGCGACATGCAGACCTGGGCGACCCCGGCCTCGTCCATGCGGCCGGCGAATTCGGCCAGGTTGATCTTGCCGGGGTTGTAGCAGCTTTCGATGTCGATGATCGGCAGCGTTCCCTTGGCCGCAATGGCGCGCAAACGGCCCTGCCAGCCCTTGCGCAGGGTGGCAATGTCGAACCGTGCCGGTGCGGCGCGGAGGGAATGGGGAGCCAGAGCGAATGTCAGGGCGGCGGCGGTGCCTCCCAGGAATGCACGACGGCGCATGATGGCCTCGCGGTCTGCCGGGTCGAAGGCCGGCAAGGATAGGCCTTTCAGGGATAGCGGCAAATCCCATGTTTTCAGAAGAAGGCGCGGCGGACGAGGTTGAGGCCGATGACGATGAGGACGACGAACAGCGCCTTCTCGAACAGCGCCTGGGGGACGTGCCGGCGCAGCCGCCGGCCGATCACCAGCCCGGCGATCACCGGCAGCGACGACAGCGCCGAGTGCGCAATCTGCGGCGGGCTGAGGATGCCGTGGGCGACGAGGCCGAGGAAGAGCGGCAGCGAACCCACGAAGAAAAGCAGCGCCACGGCGGCGACGAACACGTCCTTGGGCAGCCGCAGCGCCACCAGATAGAGGATGAGCAGCGGCCCGAACAGGCTGGACATGCCGCCCAGCACACCGCCCACCAGGCCGAGCGGTGGGCCCAGCCAGCGTTCGCCGCGGGCATCGAGCGCCAGCGTGCGGGGCATCGCCTGCAGGCCGGTGAACACCACCAGCACGATGCCGAGGATTCCCGACACAAGCTGCTGATCGAAGGTGGCCAGGATCTGCACGCCGACCACGGCGCCGACGACGACGCCGGTCAGCATCGGCCAGAAGCGGCGCGCGCAGTCCTTGGTATGGCCGCCATGGAAGGCCTGCCAGGCATTCGACACCACCACCGGTACCGAGGCGAGCGCGATGGCGTGGGCCGGGCTGGTAACGCCGGCGATGAGGGGAACCGCGATCATCGGCAGGCCGACCCCAAGCACGCCCTTGACCGTGCCTGCGGCAAGGAAGGCGCCGACCACCACGGCTACCACCAGCCAGTCGACCGAGGAAAAATCGAAAGCGATCATCGCACGGAAATGACCATGAGTTGACGAATTTGCGACTGCGGGGCACCTTCTAGCATCGCTGGGCCGCCCCGTCGCGGAAAACCGCTGGCGTAACCGCGTTCCATCGCCGACATATGCGAAACCGGCCGCGGGCGGCCGGGAAAGAAGGGGGATGAGGATGACGACAGTGAACGCCGTGTTGATGGCGCTGCACGCCTTGGGCGCCGTGGTGTGGGTGGGCGGCATGTTTTTCGCCTACATGGTGCTGCGGCCGTCCGTCGACGCCATGGAGCCGCCGCACAAGCTCTCCTTGCTGGCCGCGGTGTTCCGCCGCTTCTTCATCTGGGTGTGGCATGCCGTGGTGGTGTTGCCGGTGACGGGTTATGTGGTCCTGTTCGCGCTTTATAACGGCTTCGCCGGGGCCGGCGGCCACATCCATCTGATGCAGGGGCTGGCCTGGGTGATGATCGCCCTTTTCGTCTATATGGTCTTCGGTCCCTACCCGCCCTTCCGCCGCGCGGTGGCCGCCGCCGACTGGCCGCAGGCGGCGCGCCATCTGCCGCGCATCCGTCGCATCATCGGCATCAACCTGATCCTCGGGCTGATCACCGTGGTGGCGGGGTCGGCCGGCCGCTTTCTCTAGGACGGCAATCCCGATAAATTGGATTAAAATTTCATTCTAATTGATTGAAATAAAGGACATAATGACGGACATTGCGGTTGTGCCGTCCGACGATCCTCTGGACAAACCGGGGCGCTTCCCCCAAAAAGGGCGCGCCGGCGCCCGAGGGGGCGCCGCCGCCAGCCTAGGGACGGGCACCCGATGAAGCGTACCGACGTTACCGTGATCGACAAGGCCCGTCCGTTCGACGGCTATTTCAAGATCGACCGCTACACCGTCCGCCACCGCCTGTTCGAGGGCGGCTGGAGCGAGCCCTTCACGCGCGAAGTGTTCGAGCGCGGCCACGCCACGGTGGTCCTGCTCTATGACGCCGACCTCGACAGCCTGGTCTTCGTCGAGCAGTTCCGCATCGGCGCCCATGCGGCCCTGTCCTCGACCTCGTGGTGGGAGCCGGACTTTTCGCCCTGGCTCGTCGAATGCGTCGCCGGCATCATCGACGAGGGCGAGACGCCCGAGCAGGTGGCCCGCCGCGAGGCCGTGGAAGAGGCCGGCTGCGAAATCCGCGAACTGATGCCGATCCAGCGGGTGATGGCCAGCCCCGGCGGCTGCAGCGAGACGGTGTTCGCCTTCTGCGGCCAGGTCGACGCCTCGAAGGCCGGCGGCATCCACGGGTTGGACCACGAGCACGAAGATATCCGCGTCGTTGTCGTGCCGGCGGCGGAAGCCTTCGAATGGCTGGAATCGGGGCGCCTGGTGCATTCCATCACGATCATTGCCGTCCACTGGTTCCGCCAGCGTCATCGCCATCTGCGGGCCGCCTGGCGCGGCAAGGCCCGTTAGCCGACCGTTTCCCATGCCTTCTTCCGGTTCGTTTGGCCGGCGGCCCTTGAAAGCGGGTTGCCGGCTCGCCAGCTTTGCGGGTGAATAATCCGTAAATGCAAGGTATTTGATTATGGATATACGTGACGGATTTGTAAAAACAGTCGGCAACACCCCCCTCATCCGCCTGAGAAAAGCCTCCGAGGAAACCGGCTGCGAGATCCTGGGCAAGGCCGAATTCCTCAACCCCGGCGGGTCGGTCAAGGACCGCGCCGCGCTTTTCATCGTCGAGGACGCCGAGGCGCGCGGCCAGCTCAAGCCCGGCGGCGTCATCGTCGAGGGCACGGCGGGCAACACCGGCATCGGCCTCGCCCTGGTGGCCAACGCCAGGGGCTATCGCACCGTGATCGTCATTCCCGACACCCAGAGCCAGGAAAAGAAGGACATGCTGCGCCTGTGCGGCGCCGAGCTGCGCGAGGTGCCAGCGGTTCCCTACAAGAATCCCGGCAACTACGTCCACGTCTCGCGGCGCCTGGCCGAGGAACTGGCCGCCAGCGAACCCGCCGGCGCCGTCTGGGCCAACCAGTTCGACAACGTCGCCAACCGCCGCGCGCACGAGGAAGGCACCGGCCCCGAGATCTGGGACCAGACGGGGGGAAAGGTCGACGGTTTCGTCTGCGCGGTCGGCACCGGCGGCACCCTGGCCGGCGTGGCGATGGCGCTCAAGGCGCGCAATCCCAAGGTGGTCGCCGCGCTGGCCGACCCCATGGGCGCCGCCCTTTACCACTACTACAAGTTCGGCGAGCTGAAAGCCGAGGGCTCGTCGATCACCGAGGGAATCGGCCAGGGCCGCATCACCGAGAACCTGAAGGGCGCGCCCATCGACGAGGCCTTCCAGATTCCCGACGCCGAGGCGGTGACGCTCATCTTCGACCTCTTGAAACACGAGGGCCTGTGCCTGGGCGGCTCCAGCGGCATCAACGTGGCCGGCGCCATCCGCCTGGCCCGGCAAATGGGGCCGGGCCACACCATCGTCACCGTACTTTGCGATTA encodes the following:
- a CDS encoding amidohydrolase family protein, encoding MRRRAFLGGTAAALTFALAPHSLRAAPARFDIATLRKGWQGRLRAIAAKGTLPIIDIESCYNPGKINLAEFAGRMDEAGVAQVCMSPQIGKGGFDSGKLWNDGARDAVAAFPSHFIPASTAGIWPAWSEKPKEFLDIHLRRVVEDGYPLLGEFEFRHYPSPPEWQRGEMFRDIAIPIDGEHGHRLFAFSAETGLSFQIHYEIEDGLLAPLEKMLAAYPRAKVIWCHLAQVRYQGRSTVYGPAYLRKLLETHPGLYVDTAFGGPKSVYPGSRENHARVWESDGRVRPDWAALIEDHPWRFLAALDLGGDRMDEIGDKVKTLRRFLAGLKSEAAGTVACRSAWKLLFDEQIAL
- a CDS encoding sulfite exporter TauE/SafE family protein, yielding MIAFDFSSVDWLVVAVVVGAFLAAGTVKGVLGVGLPMIAVPLIAGVTSPAHAIALASVPVVVSNAWQAFHGGHTKDCARRFWPMLTGVVVGAVVGVQILATFDQQLVSGILGIVLVVFTGLQAMPRTLALDARGERWLGPPLGLVGGVLGGMSSLFGPLLILYLVALRLPKDVFVAAVALLFFVGSLPLFLGLVAHGILSPPQIAHSALSSLPVIAGLVIGRRLRRHVPQALFEKALFVVLIVIGLNLVRRAFF
- a CDS encoding CopD family protein encodes the protein MTTVNAVLMALHALGAVVWVGGMFFAYMVLRPSVDAMEPPHKLSLLAAVFRRFFIWVWHAVVVLPVTGYVVLFALYNGFAGAGGHIHLMQGLAWVMIALFVYMVFGPYPPFRRAVAAADWPQAARHLPRIRRIIGINLILGLITVVAGSAGRFL
- a CDS encoding NUDIX domain-containing protein; the encoded protein is MKRTDVTVIDKARPFDGYFKIDRYTVRHRLFEGGWSEPFTREVFERGHATVVLLYDADLDSLVFVEQFRIGAHAALSSTSWWEPDFSPWLVECVAGIIDEGETPEQVARREAVEEAGCEIRELMPIQRVMASPGGCSETVFAFCGQVDASKAGGIHGLDHEHEDIRVVVVPAAEAFEWLESGRLVHSITIIAVHWFRQRHRHLRAAWRGKAR
- a CDS encoding cysteine synthase A encodes the protein MDIRDGFVKTVGNTPLIRLRKASEETGCEILGKAEFLNPGGSVKDRAALFIVEDAEARGQLKPGGVIVEGTAGNTGIGLALVANARGYRTVIVIPDTQSQEKKDMLRLCGAELREVPAVPYKNPGNYVHVSRRLAEELAASEPAGAVWANQFDNVANRRAHEEGTGPEIWDQTGGKVDGFVCAVGTGGTLAGVAMALKARNPKVVAALADPMGAALYHYYKFGELKAEGSSITEGIGQGRITENLKGAPIDEAFQIPDAEAVTLIFDLLKHEGLCLGGSSGINVAGAIRLARQMGPGHTIVTVLCDYGTRYQSRLFNPAFLREKNLPVPDWLA